A part of Lates calcarifer isolate ASB-BC8 unplaced genomic scaffold, TLL_Latcal_v3 _unitig_1332_quiver_1210, whole genome shotgun sequence genomic DNA contains:
- the LOC108888377 gene encoding interferon-induced protein 44, which yields MGTENSKHAPPPSPAPLFDRPWRTIEWGTGKTANLLYLKTYKPQAEGRQLRILLHGPVGAGKSSFINSVSSALKGRICTLALVDNTSHDSFTTTYLTYNIQKDKPGTFYPFVFNDIRGLDPQKGVLVDDIELALMGHVKEGYMFNPGCKLSEGNEFYNKSPTDNDKVHVLVCVVPAHTLSSMNDKTVWEIRDVRMKASRLGESRDQIVAFFL from the exons aTGGGAACAGAGAATTCCAAACATGCTCCTCCCCCTTCACCTGCTCCat TGTTCGATAGACCATGGAGGACAATTGAGTGGGG CACTGGCAAAACTGCCAATCTGTTGTACTTGAAGACCTACAAACCTCAGGCTGAGGGTCGGCAGCTCAGGATTCTCCTTCATGGTCCGGTCGGAGCTGGAAAGTCCAGTTTCATCAACTCTGTCAGCAGTGCCTTAAAAGGGAGAATATGCACACTGGCTTTGGTGGACAACACCTCTCACGACTCTTTCACCACAACA TATTTAACCTACAACATCCAAAAAGACAAACCAGGGACCTTTTACCCTTTTGTCTTCAACGACATCAGGGGCCTGGATCCACAGAAAGGCGTCCTAGTGGATGACATCGAACTGGCTTTGATGGGACATGTGAAGGAAGGCTACATG TTCAATCCTGGATGTAAATTGTCAGAAGGCAACGAGTTCTACAACAAATCTCCAACTGATAACGACAAAGTGCACGTTCTGGTTTGTGTGGTTCCTGCTCACACATTATCTTCAATGAACGACAAAACTGTGTGGGAAATTCGGGACGTCAGAATGAAAGCCAGTCGCCTGGGTGAGAGCAGAGATCAAATAGTTGCATTCTTTCTCTGA
- the LOC108888376 gene encoding interferon-induced protein 44: MGGNTSKSVEPAESPFFDESWRNVNWGDKQHDLDYVKNYKPHIEGQQLRILLHGPGGAGKSSFINSVQSVLLGRMYIQALADNTFHGCFTKQYSTFRIQRENPETFYSFVFNDIMGLSQQKGVLVDDVKLALSGHVKEGYVFNPESKLPEENEFYNKSPTVNDKVHVLVCVVPADTLPTMNNETVQKIRDIRLEASRLGIPQVAILTKVDQACLEIRRDLKNVYRSKYMKEKMQKFSADVGIPMNCIFPVKNYHEEINLSDDTDTLILSTMRHLINHGEDCINRKAA; this comes from the exons ATGGGAGGAAACACATCTAAATCTGTTGAACCTGCTGAATCTCCTT TTTTTGATGAATCATGGAGAAATGTAAACTGGGG agacaaacagcacGATCTGGACTATGTGAAGAATTACAAACCTCACATTGAAGGTCAGCAGCTCAGGATTCTTCTTCACGGTCCAGGTGGAGCTGGAAAATCCAGTTTCATCAACTCTGTACAAAGTGTCTTATTAGGCAGAATGTACATACAGGCTTTGGCAGATAACACCTTTCATGGATGTTTCACAAAACAG TACTCAACCTTCAGGATCCAAAGAGAAAACCCAGAGACCTTTTACTCTTTTGTCTTCAATGACATCATGGGCCTGAGCCAACAGAAAGGTGTCCTGGTCGATGATGTCAAACTGGCTTTGTCAGGACATGTGAAGGAAGGTTACGTG ttcaaTCCTGAATCTAAATTGCCAGAGGAGAACGAGTTCTACAACAAATCTCCAACTGTCAACGACAAAGTGCACGTTCTGGTTTGTGTTGTTCCTGCTGACACATTGCCTACGATGAACAACGAAACTGTGCAGAAAATTCGGGATATCAGATTGGAAGCCAGTCGCCTGG GGATTCCTCAAGTGGCCATTCTCACCAAAGTTGATCAGGCCTGTCTAGAGATCAGGAGAGATTTAAAGAATGTCTACAGGAGCAAGTACATGAAGGAGaag ATGCAGAAGTTCAGTGCAGACGTGGGTATACCCATGAACTGCATCTTTCCTGTCAAGAACTACCATGAAGAAATCAACCTCAGTGATGATACTGACACTCTAATCCTGAGTACCATGAGACACCTCATCAACCACGGAGAGGACTGCATCAACAGGAAAGCTGCGTag